In Misgurnus anguillicaudatus chromosome 5, ASM2758022v2, whole genome shotgun sequence, a genomic segment contains:
- the fam78bb gene encoding protein FAM78B isoform X1, producing MGCIQSVACKPRIKRENIIVYDLSATIDHCPTVIEENSPIVLRYKTPYFKASARIVMPPIPRNEAWVVGWIQACTQMEFYNTYGDLGMSSWELPELREGLVKAISDSDGVSYPWYGNTTETVTLSGPTSKPSRFTVSMNDNFYPSVTWAVPVSESNVPLLTRIKRDQSFTTWLVALNMATQEKILLQTVKWRMKVDIAVDPSKPLGSRARLAGRVYQDQPKVLAHMEPIPTNALGNPNANDAQVLMWRPKRGPPLVVIPSK from the exons ATGGGCTGCATTCAGAGCGTCGCCTGTAAGCCCCGCATTAAACGCGAGAACATCATTGTTTATGACCTGTCAGCTACCATTGACCATTGCCCGACAGTGATCGAGGAAAATTCACCCATTGTGCTCCGCTACAAAACCCCGTACTTCAAGGCCTCCGCCCGGATAGTGATGCCGCCCATCCCTCGCAATGAAGCTTGGGTGGTGGGCTGGATTCAAGCGTGCACTCAGATGGAGTTTTACAACACTTATGGAGATCTTGGCAT GTCAAGCTGGGAGCTGCCGGAGTTAAGAGAGGGACTCGTGAAAGCCATCAGCGACTCGGATGGCGTCAGCTACCCGTGGTACGGAAACACCACCGAAACGGTGACCCTATCCGGACCCACGTCCAAACCCTCACGCTTCACCGTCAGCATGAACGATAACTTCTATCCCAGCGTAACGTGGGCTGTACCGGTGAGCGAGAGCAACGTGCCTTTGCTAACGCGAATCAAGCGGGACCAGAGCTTCACCACTTGGCTGGTGGCTCTAAACATGGCCACGCAGGAGAAGATCCTTCTCCAGACAGTCAAGTGGAGGATGAAGGTGGACATCGCCGTTGACCCTTCCAAGCCGCTGGGCTCTCGAGCGAGACTCGCTGGCAGGGTATACCAGGACCAACCTAAGGTGTTGGCCCATATGGAGCCCATTCCCACTAATGCTCTGGGCAACCCCAATGCCAATGATGCCCAAGTGCTGATGTGGAGACCCAAGCGAGGCCCGCCGTTAGTGGTCATCCCATCTAAGTAG
- the fam78bb gene encoding protein FAM78B isoform X2, which produces MSSWELPELREGLVKAISDSDGVSYPWYGNTTETVTLSGPTSKPSRFTVSMNDNFYPSVTWAVPVSESNVPLLTRIKRDQSFTTWLVALNMATQEKILLQTVKWRMKVDIAVDPSKPLGSRARLAGRVYQDQPKVLAHMEPIPTNALGNPNANDAQVLMWRPKRGPPLVVIPSK; this is translated from the coding sequence GTCAAGCTGGGAGCTGCCGGAGTTAAGAGAGGGACTCGTGAAAGCCATCAGCGACTCGGATGGCGTCAGCTACCCGTGGTACGGAAACACCACCGAAACGGTGACCCTATCCGGACCCACGTCCAAACCCTCACGCTTCACCGTCAGCATGAACGATAACTTCTATCCCAGCGTAACGTGGGCTGTACCGGTGAGCGAGAGCAACGTGCCTTTGCTAACGCGAATCAAGCGGGACCAGAGCTTCACCACTTGGCTGGTGGCTCTAAACATGGCCACGCAGGAGAAGATCCTTCTCCAGACAGTCAAGTGGAGGATGAAGGTGGACATCGCCGTTGACCCTTCCAAGCCGCTGGGCTCTCGAGCGAGACTCGCTGGCAGGGTATACCAGGACCAACCTAAGGTGTTGGCCCATATGGAGCCCATTCCCACTAATGCTCTGGGCAACCCCAATGCCAATGATGCCCAAGTGCTGATGTGGAGACCCAAGCGAGGCCCGCCGTTAGTGGTCATCCCATCTAAGTAG